The window ATGATTCTGGGTCTAACCACGCCGACTTCCGGCGATATCCGGGTCCTTGGCATGGACGTGCGGAACCACCGGCGGCAGGTGCTCCAGCGTGTCAACTTCTCCTCGGCTTACATCTCGCTGCCCAGCAACCTGACAGCGCGCGAGAACCTGACGTTCTTCGCCCGGCTGTATGGCATCCGTCGGGCGCAGCGCCGGATCGACGAACTCCTCGGCATGTTCGAGATCGCCGAGGTGCGCGACCGAGTGACCGGGGCTTTGTCATCGGGACAGATGACTCGGCTCAATCTGTGCAAAGCGTTCCTGAACGACCCGGACGTCCTTTTCCTCGACGAACCGACGGCGAGCCTCGACCCGGACATCGCCGAGAAGGTGCGCGGCATCCTGACGCGGCTTCGGCAAGAACGGCGCCTGACGATGGTCTACACCTCGCACAACATGCATGAGATCGAGGCGATGTGCGACCGTGTCCTCTTCCTCTCTCGTGGTCGCATCGTCGCGCAAGGCACACCCAAGGACGTGCTGAGTCAGGCGAGGACTCAGTCGCTCGAGCAGGTTTTCATCTCGATTGCCAGGGACGGCGAGCTCCGCGACCTGTCGGTTCCAAGGGAGTAGAGAGGTGTGGACTCGCGTCAGCGCCATGATTCTGCGGTACTTGTATCTGTACCGGCGGAGCCTGGCGCGGGCGGGCGAAGTGTTCTTCTGGCCCGTGATGGACTTGCTGGTGTGGGGCTTCCTGACGGCTTACATGCGCCGGATGGTCGTGCCGGAGGCGGTTTTGTACCTTCTCGGCGGGATGATCTTCTGGGACGTGCTCTACCGGTCGCAGCAGGCGATCACGCTGTCTCTGACCGAAGAGATCTGGGTCAAGAACATCCTGAACGTCTTCGTCGCTCCGATCAGCATCGCGGAGATGGTGCTGGCGACGTGCCTGATGGGCGTCATCAAGGCTGGGATCACCGGGGTGGTGCTCGGCGGTCTCGCCTAC is drawn from Candidatus Poribacteria bacterium and contains these coding sequences:
- a CDS encoding ABC transporter ATP-binding protein, with protein sequence MPQPAIVVQRLTKRFGDVVAVDDLSFDVAEAENVGLLGPNGAGKTTTIQMILGLTTPTSGDIRVLGMDVRNHRRQVLQRVNFSSAYISLPSNLTARENLTFFARLYGIRRAQRRIDELLGMFEIAEVRDRVTGALSSGQMTRLNLCKAFLNDPDVLFLDEPTASLDPDIAEKVRGILTRLRQERRLTMVYTSHNMHEIEAMCDRVLFLSRGRIVAQGTPKDVLSQARTQSLEQVFISIARDGELRDLSVPRE
- a CDS encoding ABC transporter permease; translation: MWTRVSAMILRYLYLYRRSLARAGEVFFWPVMDLLVWGFLTAYMRRMVVPEAVLYLLGGMIFWDVLYRSQQAITLSLTEEIWVKNILNVFVAPISIAEMVLATCLMGVIKAGITGVVLGGLAYVLYSFQLFDVGLALVPFLVSLVLFGWAVGMCTMALILRFGQAAEALVWGVPFLIQPFSAVFYP